The Flavipsychrobacter sp. genome contains the following window.
AACTGATATTGCTGTGATATTCTTGGTCTTGATACCATCTGGTGTTGCTACACAACGAATACCGATACGGCCATTCTCTACACCGGTGTAGTTACCTAAGCTATCAAACAATGGTGTTGCTTGAAGCGAGTTTGCTACTGTATCTGTATTGGCATTAGTATAGTTATAACCTTCCCATGCACCACCTGCGCTTGAGCGAGCGATAACGGCATTGGTCTCTGAAGACACATTACCTATCCATGGGTCTTTATAAAATACTTTTGGCTTAGAAGAATATTTCAAGTCATTACCATCAATAGAAGTAAAGAAGAACATTCTGCCTACTCCATTATTAATTGGGTTAGCTTTTGTACCTGTGTACTGTCTGATAGTTACAGGATTTGCAGGAACATCATTACCCCATGCTATCTCTGCTACTTTATCTCCACCAAATGTAAACTCTTGAACATCGTTAGCCACTGGCATTGCCGGTGAAGCTACACAAGCAGGAGGAGTAGATGTTGGTGTGAACTCATAAGCACCTAGGTCAGGAACACCATCTTGTGGCTCACGAGCACGTGGGTTACCTGCTACGTCCATAGTATCATTTTCAATATGCTTACCACGACCGTTTACAGACCATGCATCAGGGTTAGACGCTTGTGGCATTAGGTTCTTAGCCGCAGCATCTGTATATCCCGGATCATGGAAAAGAGAGTTCATATCCATATTGGTCTTGTTCTTCCACGCTACAAATGATGATGTAGTGTAATATGGAGAACCTTGATAGAACATAGTACCTGTACCAGGCGAGTGGTATAGATTATAGTCCATATTAGCATACTGAGGACGATAGTTATATATCAAAGTACCTCTTGTATCACTCTTTGAGAATATGTTGTTATACAACTTAGAGTTGTATGAAGAAGATGTATTGTAGATATAAGCACCATAGTTGGTATATCCTGTAGAATTACTATGGAAAGTGTTGTTATAGAACGAAGATGGAGCACGGTTGTAATAAACTCTAAGTGCATAACTAGTGCTAGGAGTTTTTACCATTACTGCATTGTTCATAAACCTAGGCTTAGAATAATAAGCATAGATACCATAAGTAGTACCACTATTACTGCTTATGTCAAAAACGTTACCGTCAACTATAGCACCTTGATAAGATGTAGAGTTACAGTATAAATAAAGTCCGTAGTGTGTAGCGCTAGTAACATGAGAGTTCACCTTGTTACCTTTGAACAACAGACCATTACCATAATAGATATAGTTGTACGTAGTTGAACGACCACCTTCAACATTGTAGGTATTGTTCATAATACGAGTATTACCATAGTATGCCATATAGTTATACATACCACCGCTACCTACTTTAGATAGGTTGATCGTATTGTTCGTAAACGTATCTGGCCAGTTAGCACCGTTGTAGCACATATATTGGTTGTAGATGTAGCTAGACGATGTAGACGTTGTTTTATAGTTGAATGTATTGCCTGAAGCTCTAGACTTATCGTTGTAATACAACGGACCATAACCACGGATATAACCACGGCTTTGTGTTACATTAACAACGTTATCTAAATACGTCATACCTCTACTGTAATAAGTATATAGTGGATATGTTGTACCAGTGTTATTACTTAGGTTAAACACATTGTCGTGCATCTCAGGCTTGTTAATACTACTATTAGAATAATAGTTAGCAAAGTAAGTACGGATACCATAAAGCGTACTTGTAGTATACGCTTCTACATTATTATTGTTGAACTGGAAATTATTGTTTGGGTAGTAGTGATAATGTGCATAGTAAGTACCTGAACCACTACGTTTAAACGTGTTATTCAATATTCTCAAGTTGCTAGTGTAGTAAGAATACATACCATAGTAGCCCGAAGTGTTAGAAAACTCGTTGTTAGCGAAAATAGTATTCTCAGGGCCATTGGTAGTGTTACTACCTCTCCAGTATACCCAAGTACCACCTTGTGTAAACTTATTGCCTGTAAATACGTTGTTGCTACCCGTAAAGCCATATGCATAAATCAATGCTCTAGCATTCGAAGAGCTCGAGGTTGTTTTACCGTCAAACAAGCAATTAATGACACTATCGTTAGAAGCCTGCCCTTGGAACTCAAGCATACGTTGATAGCTTGAACTACTTGTTCGTAGTGTTAGGTTTTTAATGGTTACGTAGTTCGCATTATTTAAACGGAACACATAGTTGCTAGACGAAGATGTAGATGCCGTAATGGTCACCTTAGTTCTGTCATTGCTTTGAGAAGTAAACGTAACTCTATTAGTAGAGCTAGCTCCCGTAATGCTGTTGATCTGTCCTCTCCAGCTTGAGCCAGAGTAGCTACCATCTCTTACCATAAATGTTACCGGGCCAGACACACCATTTGAATTCAGTGCGCTGATAGCAGCAGAAAGTGTGGAGTAATCCGGAGATGTACCTCCAATGGTGTACGTACCACTTAACTGTGCAGCTGCTGGCAACACGCTTGCTAAGAGTAAGACTACTGGCAGTATTACCTTTTTAAATTTGTCTAAGTGCTTCATTTAATTAACTGTTTAACGTTTTTTAAATAGGCTTTTTGCAAGCCTTTTTCGTTTTGTAATGGACGAAATCATTCCTAAATAAATAGTTAGGAAACATATGTATAACGGGTATAGTAAAATTAACTATGGAGCAGTTTCACAAATATTAAAATGGAAACATGTCTATTAAAATGAAATTAAGTAACGATAAAACGTTAATGCTATCACTATATCAATAGCCTGTATCCTACAACCAGAGTACAATAGAAGAGAATAGGAAAAACTAATAAAAGAGTAACTGAATAACAGAGAAAAGGTGTACATAAACAAAAACGCCACCCAATAGGCGGCGTTTTAATCTCATATTAATGCGTAAATTAAACAACACTATTGCTTATTCACTTTTATCAGCTCGTTTCTTTGCTCATCATGATACTTTAATAGATACAAGCCAGATGGCAACTTAGACATATCAAACTGCAACTTAGCAGAGGTCACTTGATGTTGCATTAACACCTTACCTGCTACATCCAGCAACTGCACGTAAGCTTCAACACCGCGCACATCAGCTACTTCTATTTGCAATACATCTTTCACAGGGTTAGGATATACTGTTATCGAGGTTGCTTTACCATTCAAACCATTAACACTTAAAGGGAAAGTATCAAACTTTTTAGTAGACCAGTTTGAAATACTCTCTACGTCTCTATCTATACAGTGACAACGAACGTGTGCGTAGTATGGTGTACCACTATTTAAATATGGCGCAAAAACACTTGAGTTTTTTATTTTAGTACCTATAGCTGGCGGTGTAGCTGTGCTTGTTATTACATATTCATATTCATTGGCAGTAATAACAGGTTGCCAGCTTACAACACTACGTGAAGTATTAACATCTGTAATAGTTATCGTAGGTGCTACACATGGTCTTGGTACATAAAAAGAGTCTAACATCCATGCAGAGCTATCTTTACCTGCACATAAAGAACGTATGTGCACATAATAAGTAGTACCAGAGGTCAACCCTGTTCTATTTACAAAGTTGGATGTTGTACTTACTATGGTGCTACCTGAAGTTGGCGTGTTTTTACTATTGTCAATCACATATTCATAACTTAAGGCTGTAGCAATACTATTCCAACCAAAATTCACTGCAGAAGTTGTTACTGAAGTGACATTAATGCGCGGAGGCTCCGTACAAGGTGGCAATGTTGTAAAGTCTATAGACTCCCAAAAAGAAATAATATCAGTACTACAATGACGGCGAATATGTAACCAATACTGCGTTGAAGGGGTCAATCCATTCTCTACAATATTATTGTTAGTAGTAAATGCAGTAGGAGCAGATAAGTTAATACCTGCTTGCTGATCTATGTAGTACTCATAATTTTGTACACCAACTGGTGCTACCCAGGTAAATGTTGCTGAGGTAGAATTTAACGCGGCCACAGTAAGCGTGATCGGTTTATCACAAATAGGACCATTATCCCATTTATAACTCTGACCAGTAGCTGGTACACTTCTAATATTACTTACAAAACTGGTTTTGTTTATCGACGGAGAAGCAGAACTTGCTGTCAACATTTGATAATCATTAACAGCAATACCGGAGATACCAATTGTCGCTGAAGACAACGTACCTGACCCTGCTTCATTTTTATACAAGAATTCTATCTCATTACCCTGCCCTTCATATAACTTCAACTGAAAAGTAAACTTTACAGAGCTTGAGGAAAGTGGAGTCCAATCTCTCCACTCAAAAGTAAACACTCTGCTACCTGCCACACCCGTTGTTGTATATGTAGCTTGTGCACCTGTTCTACCTCCTGTAAGGTCATCAAAAAGCGGCATAAGAACAGGTGTTAGGTTATCCATGTTAGACTTGGTATTCGAATAAGTTGTAGAGGTAGTATTACCAAATGCTACCCACCCGTTAGAACATGCACTAACAGTAGTATACGGTATACCCGCATAATAAAAAGTAAAACCAATAGGGATTCCAGACTCTGTTCTATCATCTGCAAGAATATTGGCAGACGTACCACTTGCTAAGTAAGTAAGGGTTTGCGAAGAGGTGGCTGTAAATGGATAAGAAGCAACGTTGTTATACTGCGCCTTTGCCGGCGTTAACAATAAGCTCATTGCCAGAACAGCAATCGAGGACGAAAATTGTGCGACTATTTTTCTCATAGCGGGGACAATAAGGTTAAAACAATGACTATAAAGCCTTTACCTTACAAAAATACACCCACTTTTTATTCAAAAATCAACTCATGTATTAACTATAAAAGAATTAACCTCAATATAAACTAATAGCCACTCCTTTCGAAGTGGCTATTAACTTTTGGCAATATGCCTAATTATATTTTAATGTACTATTGCTTGTTTACTTTGATCAGCTCATTTCTTTGCTCATCATGGTATTTCAACAAGTACATTCCTGATGGTAATTCTGATACATTCAGCTCCATCTTAG
Protein-coding sequences here:
- a CDS encoding T9SS type A sorting domain-containing protein, giving the protein MKHLDKFKKVILPVVLLLASVLPAAAQLSGTYTIGGTSPDYSTLSAAISALNSNGVSGPVTFMVRDGSYSGSSWRGQINSITGASSTNRVTFTSQSNDRTKVTITASTSSSSNYVFRLNNANYVTIKNLTLRTSSSSYQRMLEFQGQASNDSVINCLFDGKTTSSSSNARALIYAYGFTGSNNVFTGNKFTQGGTWVYWRGSNTTNGPENTIFANNEFSNTSGYYGMYSYYTSNLRILNNTFKRSGSGTYYAHYHYYPNNNFQFNNNNVEAYTTSTLYGIRTYFANYYSNSSINKPEMHDNVFNLSNNTGTTYPLYTYYSRGMTYLDNVVNVTQSRGYIRGYGPLYYNDKSRASGNTFNYKTTSTSSSYIYNQYMCYNGANWPDTFTNNTINLSKVGSGGMYNYMAYYGNTRIMNNTYNVEGGRSTTYNYIYYGNGLLFKGNKVNSHVTSATHYGLYLYCNSTSYQGAIVDGNVFDISSNSGTTYGIYAYYSKPRFMNNAVMVKTPSTSYALRVYYNRAPSSFYNNTFHSNSTGYTNYGAYIYNTSSSYNSKLYNNIFSKSDTRGTLIYNYRPQYANMDYNLYHSPGTGTMFYQGSPYYTTSSFVAWKNKTNMDMNSLFHDPGYTDAAAKNLMPQASNPDAWSVNGRGKHIENDTMDVAGNPRAREPQDGVPDLGAYEFTPTSTPPACVASPAMPVANDVQEFTFGGDKVAEIAWGNDVPANPVTIRQYTGTKANPINNGVGRMFFFTSIDGNDLKYSSKPKVFYKDPWIGNVSSETNAVIARSSAGGAWEGYNYTNANTDTVANSLQATPLFDSLGNYTGVENGRIGIRCVATPDGIKTKNITAISVDIEWNPVWNPIGYQVIVNTDPKTPTSSAGATQTVTNQISIPSGLQEDTKHYIHVRYICGAKDSSAWGLDSFVTKITCHEPDITLSSLTTDRVVISWKPVKTAEHYEYVINKSSVAPSFGTQTKTTSVLAPYLTPGVNYYIHARTKCNDIYEYSNWVSKPFQTWPLSVSNVSNNTGIAVYPNPVSDVLQLEVAGLIGNGAVVELQDITGKVVMRSEVTGAKMELNVSELPSGMYLLKYHDEQRNELIKVNKQ
- a CDS encoding T9SS type A sorting domain-containing protein; translation: MSLLLTPAKAQYNNVASYPFTATSSQTLTYLASGTSANILADDRTESGIPIGFTFYYAGIPYTTVSACSNGWVAFGNTTSTTYSNTKSNMDNLTPVLMPLFDDLTGGRTGAQATYTTTGVAGSRVFTFEWRDWTPLSSSSVKFTFQLKLYEGQGNEIEFLYKNEAGSGTLSSATIGISGIAVNDYQMLTASSASPSINKTSFVSNIRSVPATGQSYKWDNGPICDKPITLTVAALNSTSATFTWVAPVGVQNYEYYIDQQAGINLSAPTAFTTNNNIVENGLTPSTQYWLHIRRHCSTDIISFWESIDFTTLPPCTEPPRINVTSVTTSAVNFGWNSIATALSYEYVIDNSKNTPTSGSTIVSTTSNFVNRTGLTSGTTYYVHIRSLCAGKDSSAWMLDSFYVPRPCVAPTITITDVNTSRSVVSWQPVITANEYEYVITSTATPPAIGTKIKNSSVFAPYLNSGTPYYAHVRCHCIDRDVESISNWSTKKFDTFPLSVNGLNGKATSITVYPNPVKDVLQIEVADVRGVEAYVQLLDVAGKVLMQHQVTSAKLQFDMSKLPSGLYLLKYHDEQRNELIKVNKQ